In Thauera aromatica K172, one DNA window encodes the following:
- a CDS encoding putative toxin-antitoxin system toxin component, PIN family → MNVPRVVLDTNCLVSALIFSRGRFAWLREAWQSKRFVALASRDTVSELLRVLSYPKFKLTRDERETLLAEFLPYVETVRIDSTPEGLPDIRDADDTIFLALAAVGRADALVSGDGDLQAVRNQFHVLILTVAEFADWLQAH, encoded by the coding sequence ATGAACGTCCCGCGCGTCGTCCTCGACACCAACTGCCTGGTCTCGGCCTTGATCTTCTCGCGAGGCAGGTTCGCCTGGCTGCGGGAGGCCTGGCAGTCGAAGCGCTTCGTCGCCCTGGCAAGTCGCGACACGGTCAGCGAACTACTGCGCGTCCTCTCCTACCCCAAATTCAAGCTGACTCGCGACGAACGGGAAACGCTGCTGGCCGAATTTCTGCCTTACGTCGAGACCGTCAGGATCGACAGCACGCCGGAGGGCCTGCCCGACATCCGCGACGCGGACGACACCATCTTTCTGGCGCTTGCTGCGGTCGGCCGTGCCGATGCGCTGGTCAGTGGCGACGGTGATCTTCAGGCAGTCCGAAACCAGTTTCACGTTCTCATTCTGACCGTTGCCGAGTTCGCGGACTGGCTCCAGGCACACTGA
- a CDS encoding AbrB/MazE/SpoVT family DNA-binding domain-containing protein — protein sequence MLAKRTSKNQVTLPKAIVQTVGEADYYDVTVEDGKIVLTPVRLQQADAVRAKLEELGITQDDVGEAIAWARKRA from the coding sequence ATGTTGGCCAAGCGCACGAGCAAGAACCAGGTCACCCTGCCCAAGGCCATCGTCCAGACCGTCGGCGAGGCCGACTACTACGATGTCACCGTTGAGGACGGCAAAATCGTGCTGACCCCGGTTCGTTTGCAGCAGGCGGATGCGGTACGCGCCAAACTGGAAGAGTTGGGCATCACGCAGGACGATGTCGGCGAAGCCATCGCCTGGGCGAGAAAGCGCGCATGA
- the ubiA gene encoding 4-hydroxybenzoate octaprenyltransferase — MTLTDKLPLYARLMRIDKPIGTLLLLWPTLWALWFAAGGWPPLHILVIFVAGTFLMRSAGCVVNDYADRGFDGHVERTRNRPLATGAVSVTEALLLASVLAAVAFVLILPLNPLVRWLSLPALFLAVSYPFTKRFFAIPQAYLGIAFGFGIPMGFAAVLGEVPPLAWLMLLANILWAIAYDTEYAMVDRPDDLRIGIKTSAITFGRFDVAAVMGCYAAAFALLALAGALAGSGLPFYLGLLAACGLALYHYTLIRGRERAPCFKAFLHNNWVGGAIFAGIFIDDLLRRLH, encoded by the coding sequence ATGACGCTGACCGACAAATTACCCCTCTACGCCCGCCTGATGCGGATCGACAAACCGATCGGCACCCTGCTGCTGCTGTGGCCGACGCTGTGGGCGCTGTGGTTCGCCGCCGGCGGCTGGCCGCCGCTGCATATCCTGGTGATCTTCGTGGCCGGCACTTTCCTGATGCGCTCGGCCGGCTGCGTGGTCAACGACTACGCCGACCGCGGCTTCGACGGCCACGTCGAGCGCACCAGGAACCGCCCGCTGGCGACCGGCGCGGTGAGCGTGACGGAAGCTCTGCTGCTGGCGAGCGTGCTCGCGGCGGTCGCCTTCGTGCTGATCCTGCCGCTCAACCCGCTCGTGCGCTGGCTGTCGCTGCCGGCGCTGTTCCTTGCCGTGAGCTACCCGTTCACCAAGCGCTTCTTCGCCATCCCCCAGGCCTATCTGGGCATCGCCTTCGGCTTCGGCATCCCGATGGGGTTCGCTGCGGTACTCGGCGAAGTGCCGCCGCTGGCCTGGCTGATGCTGCTCGCCAACATCCTGTGGGCGATCGCCTACGACACCGAATACGCGATGGTCGACCGCCCCGACGACCTCCGCATCGGCATCAAGACCTCGGCGATCACGTTCGGCCGCTTCGACGTCGCCGCGGTGATGGGCTGCTACGCGGCGGCCTTCGCCCTGCTCGCCCTGGCCGGCGCGCTCGCCGGCAGCGGCCTGCCCTTCTACCTCGGACTGCTCGCCGCCTGCGGCCTCGCGCTCTACCACTACACCTTGATCCGCGGCCGCGAGCGCGCTCCCTGCTTCAAGGCCTTCCTCCACAACAACTGGGTCGGCGGGGCGATCTTCGCCGGCATCTTCATCGACGACCTGCTGCGCCGGCTGCATTGA
- a CDS encoding AbrB/MazE/SpoVT family DNA-binding domain-containing protein, producing MLAVGKITAKGQTTIPRDVRAALHVAPGDLIAWEVSADGTATVRRVQPLDIEYLRAVEGTLSEWSGKADEEAYREL from the coding sequence ATGCTTGCCGTTGGCAAAATTACCGCCAAAGGCCAGACCACCATTCCGCGGGACGTGCGTGCCGCCCTGCATGTCGCGCCAGGCGACCTTATCGCCTGGGAGGTCAGCGCGGACGGCACGGCGACCGTACGCCGCGTGCAACCGCTCGATATCGAATACCTGCGCGCGGTCGAAGGCACGCTGTCGGAATGGTCGGGAAAAGCCGATGAGGAAGCCTACCGTGAGCTTTGA
- a CDS encoding type II toxin-antitoxin system PemK/MazF family toxin, producing the protein MSFDRFTVVRVPFPFTDRNATKNRPALVLSAADSFNTPTGHSVMAMITSADNVPWPLDCQIADLKSAGLPAPSVVRFKLFTLDHRLVRGELGVLAIGDTQSVADRLEQLFS; encoded by the coding sequence GTGAGCTTTGATCGCTTCACCGTGGTGCGCGTACCGTTTCCCTTCACCGACCGTAATGCCACCAAGAACCGCCCGGCGCTGGTGCTTTCCGCTGCTGACAGTTTCAATACGCCCACCGGCCATTCCGTGATGGCGATGATCACCTCAGCCGATAACGTCCCATGGCCGCTCGACTGCCAGATCGCCGACTTGAAGAGTGCCGGCCTGCCGGCACCATCCGTTGTGCGCTTCAAATTGTTCACGCTGGATCATCGACTGGTGCGAGGCGAGTTGGGAGTTCTCGCCATCGGTGACACTCAGTCAGTTGCTGACAGACTCGAACAACTATTCTCGTAA
- a CDS encoding type II toxin-antitoxin system VapC family toxin encodes MIDTNVLSELRRKSPDPGVVDWFSQRPPTTLHLSVLTLGEIRKGIEGVDDEIRRQSLTDWLKTDLPAFFTGRILSIDGAVADRWGRLIAAAGRPLPAIDSLLAATALEHDLVLVTRNVKGFFGLPVQIFNPWSN; translated from the coding sequence TTGATCGACACCAACGTCCTGTCCGAACTGCGGCGCAAGTCGCCCGACCCCGGCGTGGTCGACTGGTTCTCGCAACGACCACCGACCACACTGCACCTATCGGTGCTGACGCTTGGGGAAATTCGCAAGGGCATCGAGGGAGTGGATGACGAGATACGCCGACAGTCGTTGACCGACTGGCTGAAAACTGATCTACCGGCTTTCTTTACCGGGCGCATTCTCAGTATCGATGGGGCAGTCGCCGACCGCTGGGGCCGGTTGATCGCTGCAGCGGGGCGGCCACTACCGGCCATCGACAGTCTGCTCGCGGCCACCGCGCTGGAACACGACTTGGTATTGGTCACCCGCAACGTCAAAGGCTTCTTCGGCCTGCCCGTCCAGATATTCAACCCCTGGTCGAATTGA
- a CDS encoding type II toxin-antitoxin system Phd/YefM family antitoxin, with protein MHTWQMQEAKARMSELVKRAQTQPQDITLHGKSVAVVISRETFDRLSQAQDSLVDFMRRSPLYGADDITFGRDQSLTREVTF; from the coding sequence ATGCACACATGGCAAATGCAGGAAGCCAAGGCCCGGATGTCGGAGTTGGTCAAGCGTGCCCAGACGCAACCCCAAGACATCACCCTGCACGGCAAGTCGGTGGCCGTCGTGATCTCGCGTGAGACCTTTGACCGCCTGTCGCAGGCGCAGGATTCGCTGGTGGACTTCATGCGCCGCTCACCCCTGTATGGCGCCGATGACATCACCTTCGGGCGCGACCAGAGCTTGACGCGCGAGGTCACGTTTTGA
- the pyrF gene encoding orotidine-5'-phosphate decarboxylase: protein MHFMSALRAAWQQRDSLLCVGLDPDPARFPAHLQGRPDAVFEFCKAIVDATADLVCCFKPQIAYFAAQRAEDQLEALIAHIHVRHPGTPVVLDAKRGDIGSTAGQYAVEAFERYRADAITVNPYMGRDSVEPYLAYADKGVILLCRTSNPGGSDLQFLEVGRPGGGVEKLYERVARLVAEDWNASGNCALVVGATFPDEIARVRALTGEMPLLVPGIGAQGGDIAATVAAGRSADGTGLMINSSRAILYAGADEDFAAAARRAALDTRDAINAYR, encoded by the coding sequence ATGCATTTCATGAGCGCTCTTCGCGCCGCGTGGCAGCAGCGCGACAGCTTGCTGTGCGTCGGCCTCGACCCCGATCCGGCCCGCTTTCCCGCCCACCTGCAGGGGCGCCCGGACGCCGTCTTCGAGTTCTGCAAGGCCATCGTCGATGCCACCGCCGATCTGGTCTGCTGCTTCAAGCCGCAGATCGCCTATTTCGCCGCGCAGCGCGCCGAGGACCAACTCGAAGCCCTGATCGCCCACATCCACGTCCGCCATCCGGGCACTCCGGTGGTGCTCGACGCCAAGCGTGGCGACATCGGCAGCACCGCCGGGCAGTATGCGGTGGAGGCGTTCGAGCGCTACCGGGCGGACGCGATCACGGTCAATCCCTACATGGGGCGCGATTCGGTCGAGCCCTACCTGGCTTACGCCGACAAGGGGGTGATCCTGTTGTGCCGCACCTCCAACCCCGGCGGCTCCGACCTGCAGTTTCTCGAAGTCGGCAGGCCCGGCGGCGGGGTGGAAAAACTCTACGAGCGCGTCGCCCGCCTGGTCGCCGAGGACTGGAACGCGAGCGGCAACTGCGCTCTCGTCGTCGGCGCCACCTTCCCCGACGAGATCGCCCGCGTGCGCGCGCTCACCGGCGAGATGCCGCTGCTCGTGCCGGGCATCGGCGCCCAGGGCGGCGACATCGCCGCGACCGTGGCCGCCGGGCGCAGCGCCGACGGCACCGGGCTGATGATCAACTCCTCGCGTGCGATCCTGTACGCCGGAGCGGACGAGGACTTCGCTGCCGCCGCCCGTCGCGCCGCGCTCGACACCCGCGACGCGATCAACGCCTACCGCTGA
- the ubiD gene encoding 4-hydroxy-3-polyprenylbenzoate decarboxylase yields MKYDDLRDFLTQLEARGELKRISAPVDTHLEMTEIADRVLRAGGPALLFEQPLTQGVAQAIPVLANLFGTPQRVAMGMGEEVDGATGDWRTPLREVGKLLSFLKEPEPPKGLKDAWEKWPVLKQVLNMTPSVLRSAPCQQVVWEGDEVDLARLPIQHCWPGDAAPLITWGLVVTRGPHKKRQNLGIYRQQVIGRERVIMRWLAHRGGALDFREHQLAHPGEPFPVAVVLGCDPATLLGAVTPVPDTISEYQFAGLLRGAKTELVRCLGSELQVPASSEIVLEGVIHADDIAPEGPYGDHTGYYNEVSEFPVFTIERITMRRDPIYHSTYTGKPPDEPAMLGLALNEVFVPLLQKQFPEIVDFYLPPEGCSYRLAVVSIRKQYPGHAKRVMFGIWSFLRQFMYTKFIIVVDDDVDIRDWKEVIWALTTRIDATRDTTLVDNTPIDYLDFASPVAGLGSKMGLDATNKWAGETNREWGRPIVMDEAVKRRVDARWAEFGL; encoded by the coding sequence ATGAAATACGACGATCTGCGCGACTTCCTCACCCAGCTCGAAGCCCGTGGCGAACTCAAGCGCATCAGCGCGCCGGTCGACACCCACCTCGAGATGACCGAGATCGCCGACCGCGTGCTGCGCGCCGGCGGCCCGGCGCTGCTGTTCGAGCAGCCGCTGACGCAGGGCGTGGCCCAGGCCATTCCCGTGCTCGCCAACCTGTTCGGCACTCCGCAGCGGGTGGCGATGGGGATGGGCGAGGAGGTCGACGGCGCCACCGGCGACTGGCGCACGCCGCTGCGTGAAGTCGGCAAGCTGCTGTCCTTTCTCAAGGAGCCCGAGCCGCCGAAGGGGCTGAAGGACGCCTGGGAGAAGTGGCCGGTGTTGAAGCAGGTGCTCAACATGACGCCGTCGGTGCTGCGCTCCGCCCCCTGCCAGCAGGTGGTGTGGGAAGGCGACGAGGTCGATCTGGCGAGGCTGCCGATCCAGCACTGCTGGCCGGGCGATGCGGCGCCGCTGATCACCTGGGGGCTGGTGGTGACGCGCGGGCCGCACAAGAAGCGCCAGAACCTGGGTATCTACCGCCAGCAGGTGATCGGCCGCGAGCGGGTGATCATGCGCTGGCTGGCGCATCGCGGCGGCGCGCTCGACTTCCGCGAACACCAGCTCGCCCACCCGGGCGAGCCCTTCCCGGTGGCGGTGGTGCTCGGTTGCGACCCGGCGACCCTCCTCGGCGCGGTGACGCCGGTGCCGGACACGATCTCCGAGTACCAGTTCGCTGGCCTGCTGCGCGGGGCGAAGACCGAGCTGGTGCGCTGCCTCGGCTCCGAGCTGCAGGTGCCGGCCTCGAGCGAAATCGTCCTCGAAGGCGTGATCCACGCCGATGACATCGCGCCCGAAGGCCCCTACGGCGACCATACCGGCTACTACAACGAGGTCTCGGAGTTCCCGGTGTTCACGATCGAGCGCATCACCATGCGGCGCGACCCGATCTACCACAGCACGTATACCGGCAAGCCGCCCGACGAGCCGGCGATGCTCGGCCTGGCCTTGAACGAGGTCTTCGTGCCGCTGCTGCAGAAGCAGTTTCCCGAGATCGTCGACTTCTACCTGCCGCCCGAAGGCTGCTCCTACCGCCTCGCCGTGGTCAGCATCCGCAAGCAGTACCCGGGCCATGCCAAACGCGTGATGTTCGGGATCTGGAGCTTCCTGCGCCAGTTCATGTACACCAAGTTCATCATCGTGGTGGACGACGACGTGGACATCCGCGACTGGAAGGAAGTGATCTGGGCGCTGACCACGCGCATCGACGCCACCCGCGATACCACGCTGGTCGACAACACCCCGATCGACTACCTCGACTTCGCCAGCCCGGTCGCCGGGCTGGGGAGCAAGATGGGGCTGGATGCGACCAACAAGTGGGCGGGCGAAACGAACCGCGAATGGGGGCGTCCGATCGTCATGGACGAGGCGGTGAAGCGCCGGGTCGACGCGCGCTGGGCCGAATTCGGCTTGTGA
- a CDS encoding DUF4870 family protein gives MNYPEPSPSPLQAGQPSENMVTVAHLVYALHAFAVFSGVVGSATIVGSFIASLPSIAAVALNYWNQAAVRGTWLESHFRWQIRTFWFAVLWVALAVLMVLTVIGFPFALLVVALLGLWVLYRVVRGWWVLAGRRTLPMG, from the coding sequence ATGAACTATCCCGAACCTTCCCCCTCGCCCCTGCAGGCCGGCCAGCCGAGCGAGAACATGGTCACCGTCGCCCATCTGGTCTATGCCCTGCATGCCTTCGCGGTGTTTTCCGGCGTTGTTGGTTCGGCGACCATCGTCGGCAGCTTCATCGCCAGCCTGCCGTCGATCGCGGCGGTGGCGCTGAACTACTGGAACCAGGCTGCGGTGCGCGGCACCTGGCTGGAGAGCCATTTCCGCTGGCAGATCCGTACGTTCTGGTTCGCCGTGCTGTGGGTCGCGCTGGCGGTGCTGATGGTGCTCACCGTGATCGGCTTTCCGTTCGCGCTGCTGGTCGTCGCCCTGCTCGGACTGTGGGTGCTGTACCGGGTGGTGCGCGGCTGGTGGGTGCTGGCCGGGCGGCGCACGCTGCCGATGGGCTGA
- a CDS encoding D-alanyl-D-alanine carboxypeptidase/D-alanyl-D-alanine-endopeptidase: MPFYLSPTPLRRLLAALVLVLGLAPGLQHRALADGALPPPVALALGAAGIPATAVAVWTQPVDGQQPVLTLNAGEPMNPASVMKLVTAFAAFERLGPAHTWRTRIAASGTLRDGVLHGDLYLVGGADPMLGQERLWKLLRRLRALGIERIAGDIVLDASALRLPPHDPDAFDGRGLRPYNSGPHGLLLQYNTLLLGLFPGRAANEPVALAAEPPLAGVVIDNRILTSDAPCGLWYGDLQARLEAGPRLVLSGSLPAACGPRTWSAAPLPPADFGIALVAGLWAEAGGRVDGRVRAGVLPAASRELLGDDSPALAEVVREMNKWSSNVIARQLLATLGAHSAVGGAEAGADLPPATPGDRPPAPDMVADGARAAAAVAAAAGIDTTGLVIENGSGLSRIERIRADSLGQLLLAAWRRPWMPEFLAALPLAGVDGTARGRLAASPARGHAHLKTGTLDGVRTMAGYLLDRHGRRHAVVMMVAHPAAASAAAAQDALLEWLWANGAP, from the coding sequence ATGCCGTTCTACTTGTCGCCGACGCCCTTGCGGCGTCTGCTCGCCGCGCTGGTTCTGGTTCTGGGTCTGGCGCCCGGCCTCCAGCACCGGGCGCTCGCCGACGGCGCCCTGCCGCCGCCGGTAGCGCTCGCGCTCGGCGCCGCCGGCATCCCCGCCACGGCGGTCGCGGTCTGGACGCAGCCGGTCGATGGGCAGCAGCCCGTCCTCACGCTCAACGCCGGGGAGCCGATGAACCCGGCCTCGGTAATGAAGCTGGTCACCGCCTTCGCCGCCTTCGAACGGCTCGGCCCGGCCCACACCTGGCGCACCCGGATCGCCGCCAGCGGCACGCTGCGCGACGGCGTGTTGCACGGCGACCTCTACCTGGTCGGCGGCGCCGACCCGATGCTCGGCCAGGAGCGCCTGTGGAAGCTGCTGCGCCGGCTGCGCGCGCTCGGCATCGAGCGCATCGCCGGCGACATCGTCCTCGACGCCTCCGCGCTGCGCCTGCCGCCGCACGACCCCGACGCCTTCGACGGCCGCGGCCTGCGCCCCTACAACAGCGGCCCGCACGGTCTGCTGCTGCAGTACAACACCTTGCTCCTCGGCCTGTTCCCGGGTCGCGCCGCCAACGAGCCGGTGGCGCTCGCCGCCGAACCACCACTCGCCGGCGTCGTCATCGACAACCGCATCCTGACCTCGGACGCGCCCTGCGGGCTGTGGTACGGCGATCTCCAGGCCCGCCTCGAAGCCGGCCCCCGCCTGGTGCTGAGCGGCAGCCTGCCAGCCGCCTGCGGGCCCCGCACATGGAGCGCGGCGCCGCTGCCGCCGGCCGACTTCGGCATCGCCCTGGTGGCCGGGCTGTGGGCCGAAGCGGGCGGCCGGGTGGACGGCAGGGTGCGCGCCGGAGTGCTGCCCGCCGCCAGCCGCGAACTGCTCGGCGACGACTCCCCAGCGCTGGCCGAAGTCGTGCGCGAGATGAACAAGTGGTCGAGCAACGTCATCGCCCGCCAGCTCCTCGCCACCCTCGGCGCGCACAGCGCGGTCGGCGGCGCCGAGGCGGGCGCCGACCTCCCCCCGGCGACACCCGGGGATCGCCCGCCGGCGCCGGACATGGTCGCCGACGGTGCCCGCGCGGCGGCGGCCGTGGCCGCCGCCGCCGGGATCGACACGACCGGGCTGGTGATCGAAAACGGCTCCGGCCTGTCGCGCATCGAGCGCATCCGCGCCGACAGTCTCGGCCAGCTCCTGCTCGCCGCCTGGCGGCGGCCGTGGATGCCGGAATTCCTCGCCGCGCTGCCGCTCGCGGGCGTGGACGGCACCGCCCGCGGACGCCTGGCCGCCAGCCCGGCGCGCGGCCACGCCCACCTCAAGACCGGCACCCTCGACGGCGTCCGGACGATGGCCGGCTACCTGCTCGACCGCCACGGCCGCCGCCACGCGGTGGTGATGATGGTCGCCCACCCCGCAGCCGCGAGCGCGGCCGCCGCCCAGGACGCGCTGCTCGAATGGCTGTGGGCCAACGGGGCGCCGTAG
- the lysA gene encoding diaminopimelate decarboxylase: protein MNSPAPLPSAWPVPTLHAHDGALWLEGLALADLAARFGTPTYVYSKAALEAAFAGWREALAGRRALVCYAVKANSNLGILSVFARLGAGFDIVSGGELARVLAAGGEAGKVVFSGVGKTRAEMRQALQAGIRCFNVESAAELERLDAVAGELGTRAPVALRVNPDVDPKTHPYISTGLKGNKFGVAFADAHALYRRAAALPNLRVTGVACHIGSQLLDPAPMAEAAHKVRGLVERLAADGIALDHVDLGGGLGIRYRDEAPPAVADYLAPLLEAFDGCTQELCFEPGRSLVGNAGLLLTRIEYLKPGETKNFAIVDAAMNDLARPALYDAWHEVVAVAPRATAAQRYEIVGPICESGDFLAHDRSLAVAEGDLLALLSAGAYGMTMSSNYNTRPRAAEVIVDGSNAHLVRARETVAELYAGEKALD, encoded by the coding sequence ATGAATTCCCCCGCCCCGCTCCCTTCCGCCTGGCCCGTGCCCACCCTGCACGCACACGACGGCGCACTGTGGCTCGAAGGCCTCGCCCTCGCCGACCTCGCCGCGCGCTTCGGCACGCCCACCTATGTGTATTCGAAAGCCGCACTGGAAGCCGCTTTCGCCGGCTGGCGCGAGGCCCTCGCCGGGCGCCGCGCGCTCGTCTGCTATGCCGTGAAGGCCAACTCCAACCTCGGCATCCTGTCGGTGTTCGCCCGTCTCGGCGCCGGCTTCGACATCGTCTCGGGCGGTGAGCTGGCGCGCGTCCTGGCGGCCGGCGGCGAAGCCGGCAAGGTGGTGTTCTCCGGCGTCGGCAAGACCCGCGCCGAAATGCGCCAGGCCCTGCAGGCCGGCATCCGCTGCTTCAACGTCGAGTCCGCCGCCGAACTCGAGCGTCTGGACGCGGTGGCCGGCGAGCTCGGCACCCGCGCCCCGGTCGCGCTGCGGGTCAATCCCGACGTCGACCCGAAGACCCACCCCTACATTTCCACCGGTCTCAAGGGCAACAAGTTCGGCGTCGCGTTCGCCGACGCCCACGCCCTCTACCGGCGCGCCGCGGCGCTGCCCAACCTGCGCGTCACCGGCGTCGCCTGCCATATCGGCTCGCAGCTGCTCGACCCGGCACCGATGGCCGAGGCCGCGCACAAAGTGCGCGGGCTGGTCGAGCGGCTCGCCGCCGACGGCATCGCGCTCGACCACGTCGACCTCGGCGGCGGCCTCGGCATCCGCTACCGCGACGAGGCTCCGCCCGCCGTCGCCGACTACCTCGCCCCGCTGCTGGAGGCCTTCGACGGCTGCACGCAGGAGCTGTGCTTCGAGCCCGGGCGCTCGCTGGTCGGCAACGCCGGCCTGCTGCTGACCCGCATCGAATATTTGAAGCCGGGCGAGACGAAGAACTTCGCCATCGTCGACGCGGCGATGAACGATCTCGCCCGCCCCGCCCTGTACGACGCCTGGCACGAAGTGGTGGCGGTGGCGCCGCGCGCGACGGCGGCGCAGCGCTACGAGATCGTCGGCCCGATCTGCGAGAGCGGCGACTTCCTCGCCCACGACCGCAGCCTCGCGGTGGCCGAGGGCGACCTCCTCGCCCTCCTTTCGGCCGGCGCCTACGGCATGACGATGAGCTCGAACTACAACACCCGCCCGCGCGCCGCAGAAGTCATCGTCGACGGCAGCAACGCGCACCTGGTGCGCGCGCGCGAGACCGTCGCCGAGCTTTACGCGGGGGAGAAAGCGCTGGATTGA
- the lptM gene encoding LPS translocon maturation chaperone LptM, with protein sequence MRVHLPAIALACALLTACGIKGPLYLPAPATTGQPEPGADHSKPVIPPDLIPEPLIE encoded by the coding sequence ATGCGAGTCCACCTTCCTGCGATTGCGCTTGCCTGCGCGCTACTGACGGCCTGCGGCATCAAGGGGCCGCTCTACCTCCCCGCGCCCGCCACCACCGGCCAGCCGGAACCGGGCGCCGATCATAGCAAACCCGTCATCCCGCCGGACCTGATTCCCGAGCCCCTGATCGAATGA
- the cyaY gene encoding iron donor protein CyaY gives MEESAFNALAEAELARIEHALEDCGVDIDIEPKPGGVLELEFANGTKMILNRHTAAREIWVAAKSGGFHFRPEGGRWVNTRDGAELWAMLAALLGAQAGEAVDLQPPV, from the coding sequence ATGGAAGAGTCTGCATTCAATGCCCTGGCCGAGGCCGAGCTCGCCCGCATCGAGCATGCGCTGGAAGACTGCGGCGTCGACATCGACATCGAGCCCAAACCCGGCGGCGTGCTCGAGCTCGAATTCGCCAATGGCACGAAGATGATCCTCAACCGCCACACCGCGGCGCGCGAGATCTGGGTCGCGGCCAAGTCGGGGGGCTTTCACTTCCGCCCCGAAGGCGGGCGCTGGGTCAACACCCGGGACGGCGCCGAGCTGTGGGCGATGCTCGCGGCGCTGCTCGGGGCGCAGGCGGGAGAAGCAGTCGATCTGCAGCCGCCGGTCTGA